In Paenibacillus sp. 1781tsa1, one DNA window encodes the following:
- a CDS encoding crosslink repair DNA glycosylase YcaQ family protein, with translation MTTALHMNKKIVRRFLLQTQALLERWPAVSLPSGPDQVLSLIRSLGCVQIDPVAAVTGNQHLVLGARDPGYTADSLNSLLSDHKVFEYFANAACVIPIEDYALFEPVRARLRDRLAPSLQGLEKTVQHVLQRLKEEGPLPSRAFRAVERVSGYWDSADVPKTKDTTLALNLLLDSAVIRVVARQGNERYFHITESGLQQQGLPVKEDMDVLAQRQALLDKYIHAYRVVDARDPRLGWLKSTAAERRADMAARVSDGRMIPLNVEDVATPYYIRAEDEDMLLHMEREEPHYDPSGPVRFLPPLDNLLWRRERIVDLFDFHYKWEIYTPEVKRTYGYYAMPILHGDRLIGRMDPRLDRKTGVLTVRLLSMEETAPPVEEWLTDFREGLQFFASMHGARSITIEKTVPKELKKLLKSI, from the coding sequence ATGACAACAGCGCTGCACATGAATAAAAAAATCGTTCGGCGTTTTTTGCTGCAAACGCAAGCTTTGCTAGAACGTTGGCCCGCAGTTTCCTTACCATCGGGACCCGATCAAGTTTTGAGTTTGATTCGCTCCCTTGGTTGCGTGCAGATCGATCCTGTGGCTGCTGTAACCGGGAACCAGCATCTGGTGCTGGGTGCTCGTGACCCGGGTTATACGGCTGACAGCTTAAATTCGCTGCTGAGTGATCATAAGGTGTTTGAATATTTTGCAAATGCTGCCTGTGTCATTCCAATCGAAGATTATGCTCTCTTTGAACCTGTGCGTGCCCGATTAAGAGATCGTCTGGCTCCATCTTTGCAAGGTTTGGAGAAAACAGTGCAGCATGTGTTACAGCGTTTGAAGGAGGAAGGACCTTTACCTTCAAGAGCCTTCCGTGCTGTTGAACGGGTAAGTGGTTATTGGGACAGTGCAGATGTGCCAAAGACGAAGGATACCACACTTGCTCTGAATCTACTGTTAGACTCTGCTGTGATTCGTGTGGTGGCGAGGCAGGGGAATGAACGTTATTTTCATATTACCGAATCCGGATTGCAGCAACAGGGACTTCCGGTGAAAGAAGATATGGATGTGTTGGCCCAGAGGCAGGCTCTGCTGGATAAATACATTCATGCGTATCGTGTCGTAGATGCCCGTGATCCCCGTCTGGGTTGGCTAAAATCTACAGCGGCTGAACGACGCGCCGATATGGCTGCCCGTGTGTCAGATGGGAGAATGATCCCGCTTAATGTGGAGGACGTGGCGACGCCTTATTATATTCGAGCTGAAGATGAGGATATGCTATTGCACATGGAGAGGGAAGAGCCACACTATGATCCATCAGGCCCGGTACGTTTCCTGCCGCCACTGGACAACCTGTTATGGAGAAGAGAACGGATTGTCGATTTATTCGATTTTCATTATAAATGGGAGATATATACGCCAGAGGTGAAAAGAACCTACGGTTATTATGCCATGCCGATTCTTCACGGTGATCGGTTGATCGGACGTATGGACCCGCGACTTGATCGTAAAACTGGAGTACTTACCGTTCGTTTGTTATCAATGGAAGAGACTGCTCCACCTGTGGAGGAATGGCTTACGGATTTTCGGGAGGGGCTTCAATTCTTTGCGTCCATGCATGGAGCGCGTTCGATCACTATCGAGAAGACGGTACCGAAAGAGCTGAAAAAGCTGCTTAAATCGATTTGA
- a CDS encoding NADH-dependent flavin oxidoreductase: MSKFNNLFEPFTFNKGITLKNRVVMSPMTTWSSNDDYTISDEEVAYYKKRVNGVGLVITGCTPVLPNGIGFTHEFAGYNDSFIPSLKKLADAAKSGGAPAILQLFHAGDKAIAELVPNGDVVSPSGVALTEAVSPRELNHEEILEIIHAFGETTRRAIEAGFDGVELHGAHGFLLQSFLSPFFNKRQDQWGGSLERRLSFPLAVIREVKRAIEKYSTKPFILGYRISPEEHQQDALRMKDTYALIDKLIEENVDYVHGSLVQALTSKPKYNQDNKKTYLELIVEHANNRISVIAAGSLESPEDVSESLEKGLSLAVVGRVLISDPEWIEKVQQGRESEIQSVIKSSNVKDLVLPAKLWGVIQNAGPWFKLEQ; the protein is encoded by the coding sequence ATGAGTAAATTTAATAACCTGTTTGAACCTTTTACATTCAATAAAGGGATTACCTTAAAGAATCGAGTGGTTATGTCTCCGATGACGACATGGTCAAGTAATGATGATTACACGATTTCCGATGAGGAAGTTGCATATTATAAAAAAAGAGTGAATGGTGTAGGTTTAGTTATCACCGGCTGTACTCCTGTCCTACCCAATGGTATTGGATTTACACATGAATTTGCCGGATATAATGATTCATTTATCCCTAGTCTAAAAAAATTAGCAGATGCTGCTAAGAGTGGAGGAGCTCCAGCAATTCTCCAATTGTTCCATGCTGGAGATAAAGCGATTGCTGAATTAGTTCCTAATGGTGATGTGGTAAGTCCGAGCGGTGTTGCTCTGACTGAAGCTGTATCCCCTAGAGAGCTTAATCATGAAGAAATTCTGGAAATTATTCATGCGTTCGGCGAAACTACAAGACGTGCAATTGAAGCTGGTTTTGATGGTGTTGAACTCCATGGAGCCCACGGTTTTTTACTTCAAAGCTTTTTATCTCCATTCTTCAACAAACGTCAAGACCAGTGGGGGGGATCACTGGAAAGACGTCTGAGTTTTCCACTTGCTGTTATTCGAGAGGTTAAAAGAGCTATTGAAAAATATTCGACAAAACCTTTTATTTTGGGTTACCGCATTTCCCCAGAAGAACATCAACAAGATGCCCTTAGAATGAAAGATACCTACGCACTGATTGATAAACTGATTGAAGAAAATGTTGATTATGTTCATGGTTCCTTGGTACAAGCCCTTACGTCAAAACCAAAATATAACCAAGATAACAAAAAAACGTATCTTGAACTGATTGTTGAACATGCCAACAATCGAATTTCAGTAATTGCAGCCGGTTCCTTGGAGAGCCCAGAGGATGTCTCTGAAAGCTTGGAGAAAGGACTTTCGTTAGCGGTAGTTGGACGTGTATTAATCTCCGATCCAGAGTGGATTGAAAAAGTTCAACAAGGAAGAGAGTCGGAAATTCAAAGCGTGATTAAATCATCTAACGTTAAAGATCTTGTGTTGCCAGCGAAACTATGGGGTGTCATACAAAATGCAGGTCCATGGTTTAAACTTGAACAATAA
- a CDS encoding MerR family transcriptional regulator encodes MFFSMKYVVENYNITAKTLRFYEEQGILPNISRDEKGNRVYTEQQIDWISFILCLKETGMPLSKIKDYKESYEMGNSTYLEREEMLKKHKNELQKKIEESLKHMEEINYKLAMYELQKDEVRKNPNHNFKCHGLEVNIVDTRGVESNIQNATTK; translated from the coding sequence ATGTTTTTTTCAATGAAATATGTGGTGGAGAATTATAATATAACTGCAAAGACACTTCGATTTTATGAAGAGCAAGGGATATTACCGAATATTTCACGCGACGAAAAAGGGAATAGAGTTTATACCGAACAACAAATCGATTGGATTTCTTTTATTCTTTGTCTCAAAGAAACAGGAATGCCGCTTTCTAAAATTAAAGACTACAAGGAATCCTATGAGATGGGGAACTCCACCTATTTAGAAAGAGAGGAAATGTTAAAGAAACATAAAAATGAATTACAAAAGAAAATCGAAGAAAGTTTGAAACATATGGAAGAAATAAATTATAAATTAGCTATGTATGAACTTCAAAAAGATGAGGTTAGGAAAAATCCTAACCACAATTTTAAATGTCACGGCCTTGAGGTGAACATTGTCGATACCAGAGGGGTTGAATCAAATATTCAAAATGCTACAACTAAGTGA
- a CDS encoding restriction endonuclease yields the protein MNWSENMTLWVIGIIVILLLLAWIIRRVIGRGQRIRSEANPRKITIKDIDKMEDGSEFELYLYHLFEELGYDEVHKTTSSRDFGADLVFVDRLGRRSVIQAKRYGANHPVGLSAVQEIYTSMRYYEADRSIVLTSARYTEACRTLAAVNGVKLLDREDLMELILLFKARRVEEALELIEEDDHEPIETWQSRRKRQSR from the coding sequence ATGAACTGGAGTGAAAATATGACCCTATGGGTCATAGGAATTATTGTCATATTACTACTGCTGGCCTGGATTATTCGGCGTGTTATCGGGCGCGGGCAGCGGATACGAAGTGAAGCCAATCCCAGGAAGATTACGATAAAGGACATCGACAAGATGGAGGATGGTTCGGAATTTGAATTATATCTCTATCATCTATTCGAAGAACTCGGGTACGATGAGGTTCATAAGACAACGAGCAGCCGGGATTTTGGGGCAGATCTGGTGTTTGTTGATAGACTCGGCAGACGAAGTGTTATACAAGCGAAGCGATATGGTGCGAACCATCCGGTAGGTTTGAGTGCAGTGCAGGAGATCTATACATCCATGCGTTATTATGAAGCCGACCGGTCAATTGTCTTAACGTCGGCCCGTTACACCGAAGCTTGCCGGACGCTTGCAGCAGTCAATGGAGTGAAGCTGCTTGACCGGGAAGACCTGATGGAATTAATCCTTTTATTCAAGGCGAGAAGAGTGGAAGAAGCATTGGAACTGATCGAAGAAGATGATCATGAACCAATCGAGACGTGGCAGTCCCGGCGAAAGCGGCAATCCCGCTAG
- a CDS encoding putative RNA methyltransferase, producing MLNCPICHSPMATINSGSIQCVSRHSFDLARQGYINFMTRFFKGNYDKRLFTAKRNILSETGIYAPLTEVLRRWIARYSVDISCPVHILDAGTGEGTFLQQITQNTPAVGWGIDIAKEGIAMASSAYNQQIWFVGDLACSPFAEGQLDIILNILSPSNYEEFGRILKDGGWIIKVIPRERYLIELREMLFLNRPDRADGRELTLDRFRKHHHLIASIPLTYTLPVTANMLDSLVHMTPLSWHLSGISRMGIQASLSKITIDVEILVGTNN from the coding sequence ATGTTGAACTGTCCCATTTGTCATAGCCCTATGGCAACCATTAACTCAGGGAGCATTCAATGTGTGTCCAGGCATAGCTTTGATCTTGCAAGACAAGGCTATATCAATTTCATGACACGTTTTTTCAAGGGCAACTATGACAAACGTTTATTTACAGCCAAAAGGAATATCTTATCGGAAACCGGTATTTATGCTCCTTTGACCGAAGTACTACGCAGGTGGATTGCACGTTATTCCGTTGACATCAGCTGTCCCGTGCATATTCTGGATGCAGGCACAGGAGAGGGAACATTTCTGCAGCAGATTACGCAGAATACTCCAGCCGTTGGCTGGGGCATCGACATTGCCAAAGAAGGCATTGCCATGGCTTCCTCTGCCTACAACCAGCAAATTTGGTTTGTCGGTGATCTGGCATGCAGTCCGTTTGCAGAAGGTCAGCTGGACATCATCCTGAATATACTTTCTCCTTCCAACTATGAAGAGTTTGGACGAATTCTGAAAGACGGGGGATGGATCATCAAAGTCATCCCCCGTGAACGATATTTAATTGAACTGAGAGAAATGCTGTTCCTGAATCGACCTGATCGAGCAGACGGCCGGGAACTTACGCTGGACCGATTCCGCAAACATCATCATCTCATCGCCAGCATTCCGCTGACCTACACGCTGCCCGTCACCGCAAACATGCTGGATTCACTCGTTCATATGACACCACTTTCCTGGCATCTGTCGGGAATATCCCGGATGGGCATTCAAGCTTCCTTGTCGAAGATTACCATTGACGTAGAAATACTGGTGGGAACGAACAATTAG
- the msrA gene encoding peptide-methionine (S)-S-oxide reductase MsrA — protein MEKATFAGGCFWCMVTPFEEQPGIHGIISGYTGGHVENPTYEQVKTGETGHVEVVEITFDPDVFPYERLLELYWPQIDPTDDGGQFQDRGTQYRTAIFVHNERQRELAEQSKQELAASGRFSQPIVTEIRDAAVFYPAEDYHQDYHKKNEKHYKEDRALSGRDEFIDENWK, from the coding sequence ATGGAAAAAGCTACATTCGCTGGCGGATGTTTCTGGTGCATGGTTACACCGTTTGAAGAACAACCGGGCATTCATGGCATTATATCGGGTTATACTGGCGGTCACGTCGAGAATCCAACATATGAGCAGGTCAAAACAGGGGAGACCGGTCATGTCGAAGTGGTCGAAATTACATTTGATCCGGATGTATTTCCTTATGAACGACTGCTGGAGCTATACTGGCCTCAGATTGACCCGACAGATGACGGAGGACAGTTCCAGGATCGGGGAACACAGTATCGTACGGCAATCTTTGTGCATAATGAACGTCAACGTGAGCTTGCTGAACAGTCCAAGCAGGAACTTGCAGCCAGCGGACGATTCAGTCAACCGATTGTTACGGAAATTCGTGATGCAGCTGTGTTCTATCCGGCTGAAGACTATCACCAGGATTACCACAAGAAAAACGAGAAACATTATAAGGAAGACCGTGCATTATCCGGACGGGACGAATTTATAGACGAGAATTGGAAATAG
- a CDS encoding GlsB/YeaQ/YmgE family stress response membrane protein: protein MGWLWSLIIGGIIGWLAGLIVGRDIPGGVIGNIIAGFIGGWLGGVILGDMGPEMGGFHIVPALIGAIVLVAIVSLIFRSMGRSRG from the coding sequence ATGGGTTGGTTATGGTCATTAATTATCGGTGGTATCATTGGTTGGTTGGCAGGTTTGATCGTTGGTCGTGACATTCCAGGTGGTGTTATCGGTAACATCATTGCGGGTTTCATCGGTGGATGGTTAGGTGGAGTAATCTTGGGCGATATGGGTCCTGAGATGGGCGGATTCCACATTGTGCCTGCATTGATTGGTGCGATCGTTCTTGTAGCCATCGTAAGCTTGATCTTCCGTTCGATGGGACGTAGTCGCGGGTAA